One stretch of Streptomyces sp. 135 DNA includes these proteins:
- a CDS encoding alkaline phosphatase PhoX, producing the protein MSLARRDFTRRSAMTGAGIALAGSVGALATAPGALAATEFDGIDGADAADGTHARGHGGPGYGPLIPDPKGLLALPAGFSYRVLTHSGKTRLESGEYTPSNHDGTAAFAGPRGTTLLVNNHELSGPRSKWKHPVPLADGLVYDPAASGGCTVVEVRRDGHVAEWVGIAGTATNCAGGSTPWGTWLTCEETEDRAGQNGMTKDHGYVFEVDPSPSSQLRSSRGGPNDRRANLAPKPVKALGRYAHEAVVVDPRRGHLYLTEDASGPNGLLYRWTPPHGFEHGRGRLRTLADDAGVLKAPKCFDSGGRFVDDLSRATRIGTVYGVDWVEVPDRDARTVPVRQQFDDGDITRARKLEGMWWGDGGVYIVASYARGESPVQHDGQVWFYHPGRRTLTLKVLLGVNPDPDRDGALDGPDNITVSPYGGLVVAEDGDGVQHLFGATERGRTYPIARNELNAGTADDPKYSEFAGVTFSPDGRTLYASIQSPGILLAITGPWKRQRR; encoded by the coding sequence ATGTCGCTCGCCCGCAGGGACTTCACCAGACGCTCCGCGATGACCGGGGCGGGGATCGCCCTGGCCGGCAGCGTCGGCGCGCTCGCCACCGCGCCAGGCGCCCTCGCCGCCACGGAGTTCGACGGCATCGACGGCGCCGACGCCGCGGACGGTACGCACGCGCGCGGCCACGGCGGTCCCGGCTACGGCCCGCTGATCCCCGACCCGAAGGGCCTGCTGGCCCTGCCCGCGGGATTCTCGTACCGCGTCCTCACCCACAGCGGGAAGACCCGGCTGGAGAGCGGCGAGTACACGCCCTCCAACCACGACGGGACCGCCGCCTTCGCGGGCCCGCGCGGCACCACCCTCCTCGTCAACAACCACGAGCTGAGCGGCCCCCGCAGCAAGTGGAAGCACCCCGTCCCGCTCGCCGACGGACTCGTCTACGACCCCGCCGCGTCCGGCGGCTGCACCGTCGTCGAGGTCCGCCGCGACGGGCACGTCGCCGAGTGGGTCGGCATCGCGGGCACCGCCACCAACTGCGCCGGCGGCAGCACCCCCTGGGGCACCTGGCTGACCTGCGAGGAGACCGAGGACAGGGCCGGCCAGAACGGCATGACCAAGGACCACGGCTACGTCTTCGAGGTCGATCCTTCCCCAAGCTCTCAACTGCGTTCGAGCAGGGGAGGCCCCAATGACCGCCGCGCCAACCTCGCCCCCAAGCCCGTCAAGGCCCTCGGCCGCTACGCCCACGAGGCCGTCGTCGTCGACCCTCGGCGCGGCCACCTCTACCTCACCGAGGACGCCTCGGGGCCCAACGGCCTCCTCTACCGCTGGACCCCGCCGCACGGCTTCGAGCACGGCCGCGGCAGGCTGCGCACCCTCGCCGACGACGCGGGCGTCCTGAAGGCGCCCAAGTGCTTCGACTCCGGCGGCCGCTTCGTCGACGACCTCTCCCGCGCCACCAGGATCGGCACGGTGTACGGCGTCGACTGGGTGGAGGTGCCCGACCGCGACGCGCGGACGGTGCCGGTGCGCCAGCAGTTCGACGACGGCGACATCACGCGCGCCCGCAAGCTCGAAGGCATGTGGTGGGGCGACGGCGGCGTCTACATCGTGGCCTCCTACGCCCGCGGCGAGAGCCCCGTCCAGCACGACGGACAGGTGTGGTTCTACCACCCCGGCCGCCGCACCCTCACCCTGAAGGTCCTGCTCGGCGTCAACCCCGACCCGGACCGCGACGGCGCCCTGGACGGCCCCGACAACATCACCGTCTCGCCGTACGGCGGCCTGGTCGTCGCGGAGGACGGCGACGGCGTCCAGCACCTGTTCGGTGCGACGGAGCGCGGCCGGACGTACCCCATCGCGCGCAACGAACTCAACGCCGGCACGGCGGACGACCCGAAGTACAGCGAGTTCGCGGGCGTCACCTTCTCGCCCGACGGAAGGACGCTGTACGCGAGCATCCAGTCGCCCGGCATCCTGCTGGCGATCACCGGCCCCTGGAAGCGACAGCGCCGCTGA
- a CDS encoding TerD family protein, which yields MTPGSNIPLTAARVAVDVAAPVRLDVSGLLLTADGKVRSDDDFIFFNQPSGPGVTYQSGGGTTPDKITVDTAAVPSGIEKIVVTASPDAAGQSFQGIEPTATIRNADDGSVLATFTPPQLGTETALVIVEIYLRNGAWKARAVGQGYANGLAGIATDFGVSVEEPAPAPAAAPAAPMAPPMAPPAGQPVQGPPPVADPRQAAPAAPPAPAAPVPGAGKINLDKGRVSLQKNQTVSLVKGGKPLLSQVKMGLGWEPAFRGKDIDLDASVIAYGPNRNHVDSCYFGKLSIVNGAIKHSGDNLTGEGGGDDEVIVVDLGRLPQDVTGLVFTVNSFSGQKFTEVAKAYCRLMDAATGEELVRFDLTNAEAQTGVMMAKLIKQFTGEWEMTGMGQFVKSRTVRGMVKPAAQAL from the coding sequence ATGACCCCCGGCTCGAACATCCCGCTGACCGCCGCCCGCGTGGCGGTGGACGTCGCCGCTCCGGTGCGGCTCGACGTATCGGGCCTGCTGCTCACCGCCGACGGCAAGGTGCGCTCCGACGACGACTTCATCTTCTTCAACCAGCCCTCGGGGCCCGGTGTGACGTACCAGTCGGGCGGTGGCACGACCCCCGACAAGATCACCGTGGACACGGCCGCCGTGCCGTCCGGCATCGAGAAGATCGTCGTGACCGCGAGTCCGGACGCGGCGGGCCAGAGCTTCCAGGGCATCGAGCCCACCGCCACCATTCGCAACGCGGACGACGGTTCCGTGCTCGCCACCTTCACCCCGCCGCAGCTCGGCACCGAGACGGCCCTGGTGATCGTCGAGATCTACCTGCGCAACGGCGCGTGGAAGGCCCGCGCGGTCGGCCAGGGGTATGCGAACGGCCTGGCCGGCATCGCCACGGACTTCGGCGTCTCGGTCGAGGAGCCCGCCCCGGCACCGGCCGCCGCGCCCGCCGCCCCGATGGCGCCCCCCATGGCCCCTCCGGCGGGGCAGCCGGTCCAGGGGCCGCCGCCGGTGGCCGACCCGCGCCAGGCCGCGCCCGCCGCTCCCCCGGCCCCCGCCGCGCCCGTCCCCGGCGCCGGGAAGATCAACCTGGACAAGGGCCGGGTCAGCCTCCAGAAGAACCAGACGGTGTCCCTGGTCAAGGGCGGCAAGCCGCTGCTCTCCCAGGTCAAGATGGGCCTCGGCTGGGAGCCCGCGTTCCGTGGCAAGGACATCGACCTGGACGCCTCCGTCATCGCGTACGGCCCGAACCGCAACCACGTCGACAGCTGCTACTTCGGCAAGCTCTCGATCGTGAACGGCGCGATCAAGCACTCCGGTGACAACCTCACGGGCGAGGGCGGCGGTGACGACGAGGTGATCGTCGTCGACCTCGGCCGCCTCCCCCAGGACGTCACGGGCCTGGTCTTCACGGTGAACTCGTTCTCCGGCCAGAAGTTCACGGAGGTCGCGAAGGCCTACTGCCGTCTGATGGACGCGGCGACCGGCGAGGAGCTGGTCCGCTTCGACCTGACCAACGCCGAGGCGCAGACCGGCGTCATGATGGCCAAGCTGATCAAGCAGTTCACCGGCGAGTGGGAAATGACCGGCATGGGGCAGTTCGTGAAGTCCCGTACGGTGCGTGGCATGGTGAAGCCCGCGGCCCAGGCGCTGTAG
- a CDS encoding zinc-dependent alcohol dehydrogenase family protein codes for MKAAIVESVGKVVVGEVPDPTPGPREVVVEVAACGLCGTDLHIRQGEFAPRLPVVPGHEFAGTVVALGRDVSELAAGDRVAVDPSLHCHECRYCRAGRGNLCERWAAIGVTTAGGAAQYAAAPAANCVRLPDHVRARDAALIEPLSCAVRGYDVLRSRLGAHVLIYGSGTMGLMMLELAKRTGAASVDVVDLNPRRLATAQRLGVSAAAAGADELDRPGGWDVVIDATGNAAAIQDGLDRVAKAGTFLQFGVADYATRVTVDPYRIYNQEITITGSMAVLHSFERAAELFAAGVLDPEVFISDRLPLDDYPRALDQFAAGVGRKTVVVP; via the coding sequence ATGAAGGCCGCGATCGTCGAGTCGGTGGGCAAGGTCGTCGTCGGTGAGGTGCCCGACCCGACGCCGGGGCCCCGCGAGGTCGTCGTGGAGGTCGCCGCCTGCGGCCTGTGCGGCACCGATCTGCACATCCGCCAGGGCGAGTTCGCGCCGAGGCTGCCGGTGGTGCCCGGCCACGAGTTCGCCGGCACCGTCGTCGCCCTCGGCCGTGACGTGAGCGAACTGGCGGCCGGTGACCGGGTCGCCGTGGATCCCTCGCTGCACTGCCACGAGTGCCGCTACTGCCGGGCCGGGCGGGGCAACCTGTGCGAGCGGTGGGCCGCCATCGGGGTGACCACGGCGGGCGGGGCCGCCCAGTACGCGGCGGCGCCCGCCGCCAACTGCGTACGCCTGCCCGATCACGTACGCGCCCGGGACGCGGCCCTCATCGAACCGCTGTCCTGCGCGGTGCGCGGCTACGACGTCCTCCGGTCGAGGCTCGGCGCGCACGTGCTGATCTACGGCTCGGGGACGATGGGCCTGATGATGCTGGAACTCGCCAAGCGGACCGGCGCGGCGAGCGTCGACGTGGTCGACCTCAACCCACGGCGGCTGGCGACGGCGCAGCGGCTCGGTGTCTCGGCGGCGGCGGCCGGTGCCGACGAGCTGGACCGGCCGGGCGGCTGGGACGTCGTGATCGACGCGACGGGCAACGCCGCCGCCATCCAGGACGGCCTGGACCGGGTCGCCAAGGCGGGCACGTTCCTCCAGTTCGGCGTCGCCGACTACGCCACGCGGGTCACCGTCGACCCGTACCGCATCTACAACCAGGAGATCACCATCACCGGTTCGATGGCCGTCCTGCACAGCTTCGAGCGGGCGGCCGAGCTGTTCGCGGCGGGGGTGCTCGACCCGGAGGTGTTCATCAGCGACCGGCTGCCGCTGGACGACTATCCGCGGGCGCTGGACCAGTTCGCGGCAGGAGTGGGGCGGAAGACCGTCGTCGTGCCGTGA
- a CDS encoding CarD family transcriptional regulator encodes MTRPAGSRRHLPNSPFNVPAPPAPPVEQFAVGDRVSHDQYGLGRIVGVEGEDAVVIDFAGRQGRFLSPYPKLAKL; translated from the coding sequence ATGACGAGGCCCGCCGGCTCGCGCCGCCACCTGCCGAACAGTCCCTTCAACGTGCCCGCTCCGCCCGCCCCACCCGTAGAGCAGTTCGCCGTGGGTGACCGGGTCTCCCACGACCAGTACGGACTCGGGAGGATCGTCGGCGTCGAGGGAGAGGACGCGGTCGTCATCGACTTCGCGGGCCGTCAGGGACGGTTCCTGAGTCCCTACCCGAAGCTCGCCAAGCTCTGA
- a CDS encoding carbohydrate ABC transporter permease — protein sequence MSAARTKGAVLGLVAWLAGILFFLPIAWMTLTSFHSEEDAATNPPSVAASLTLDGYREFFGAGGGASPWPALINSTVASLASTLCVLVLALPAAYALSIRPVKKWTDVLFFFLSTKMLPVVAGLLPLYLFAKNTGLLDNIWLLVILYTSMNLPIAVWMMQSFLAEVPRAVIEAAQIDGARLPTVLARVVAPIALPGIAATSLICFIFSWNELLFARVLTGVVAQTAPVFLTGFITSQGLFLAKVCAASLVISLPVLAAGFAAQDKLVQGLSLGAVK from the coding sequence ATGAGTGCCGCACGCACCAAGGGAGCCGTCCTGGGGCTCGTCGCCTGGCTCGCCGGGATCCTGTTCTTCCTGCCCATCGCCTGGATGACGCTGACCTCCTTCCACTCGGAGGAGGACGCCGCCACCAACCCGCCCTCGGTCGCCGCCTCGCTCACCCTGGACGGCTACCGCGAGTTCTTCGGCGCGGGCGGCGGCGCGAGCCCCTGGCCCGCGCTCATCAACTCGACCGTGGCGTCGCTCGCCTCGACCCTGTGCGTGCTCGTGCTGGCCCTGCCCGCCGCGTACGCCCTGTCCATCAGGCCCGTGAAGAAGTGGACGGACGTGCTCTTCTTCTTCCTGTCCACGAAGATGCTGCCGGTGGTGGCGGGCCTGCTGCCGCTCTACCTCTTCGCCAAGAACACCGGTCTGCTCGACAACATCTGGCTGCTCGTCATCCTCTACACCTCGATGAACCTGCCGATCGCGGTGTGGATGATGCAGTCCTTCCTCGCCGAGGTGCCCAGAGCGGTCATCGAGGCCGCGCAGATCGACGGGGCACGGCTGCCCACCGTCCTCGCGCGCGTGGTGGCGCCCATCGCGCTGCCCGGCATCGCCGCGACCTCCCTGATCTGCTTCATCTTCAGCTGGAACGAACTGCTCTTCGCGCGGGTGCTCACGGGCGTCGTCGCCCAGACCGCGCCCGTCTTCCTGACCGGCTTCATCACCAGCCAGGGCCTGTTCCTGGCGAAGGTGTGCGCCGCGTCGCTCGTGATCTCCCTGCCGGTGCTCGCCGCGGGGTTCGCCGCCCAGGACAAGCTGGTCCAGGGCCTGTCGTTGGGAGCCGTGAAATGA